In Pelorhabdus rhamnosifermentans, a single genomic region encodes these proteins:
- a CDS encoding RDD family protein, with the protein MDKDTNQLKPWVRFWVRNFDLIIFFLLIRSILWNSLSFLGNHPFFRLFIIGLFMIFVEATFIFFFGKTPGKWIGNITVKNYNGNSLNFIQALRRTLLAWITGMFLNIPFLSFIAMWLSRNNLIKKGITYWDEVCKTNVEHSFLPIWRYVIIIIIGILFNLIIYISIIDYLLSLT; encoded by the coding sequence GTGGATAAAGATACTAATCAATTAAAACCTTGGGTACGATTTTGGGTTCGTAATTTTGATTTAATAATATTTTTCTTGTTAATACGCAGCATTTTATGGAATAGTCTTTCGTTTCTTGGGAATCATCCTTTTTTTAGATTATTTATAATTGGATTATTTATGATTTTCGTTGAAGCTACGTTTATTTTCTTTTTTGGTAAAACACCCGGGAAGTGGATTGGTAATATAACGGTAAAAAATTACAATGGAAATAGTCTTAACTTTATTCAAGCATTAAGGCGTACTTTATTGGCGTGGATAACAGGAATGTTTTTAAATATTCCTTTTCTTTCTTTTATAGCTATGTGGTTATCTAGAAATAATTTAATAAAAAAAGGAATTACCTATTGGGATGAAGTTTGCAAAACTAATGTTGAACATAGCTTTTTACCAATTTGGCGATACGTGATAATTATCATTATTGGAATACTTTTTAACTTGATCATTTATATTTCAATTATAGATTATTTGTTGTCCTTAACATGA